A stretch of the Papaver somniferum cultivar HN1 chromosome 6, ASM357369v1, whole genome shotgun sequence genome encodes the following:
- the LOC113286065 gene encoding uncharacterized protein LOC113286065: MPKEGSKKVKWKLDTSTSPCPSIQLRNPNDTFSDFEEEEEDETLQHNKDVQEEESAVDSDEGKYDGDENGVGNELENDDNGSDDKLEDEVVEPTKKIKFVPPGPTQMHALKLDSTDPKATVPFKFKEYPIGDLSMQLASSLGVLVRRNIPLTYKDWTVVPPQDKENIWKIVEQRFVVPEHYQDYYFAKMAAYIKEFRSSRAGSVLEALDQLQGEEREKRLAKLIPTSMSVN, encoded by the exons atgCCCAAAGAAGGGAGCAAGAAAGTAAAGTGGAAATTGGACACAAGCACTAGCCCATGCCCAAGTATTCAACTCAGGAATCCAAATGACActttttctgattttgaagaggaagaagaagatgaaactttACAACATAACAAAGATGTGCAAGAGGAAGAGTCTGCTGTTGATTCTGATGAAGGAAAATATGATGGTGATGAGAATGGTGTGGGAAAtgaattggagaatgatgataatGGTAGTGATGATAAGCTGGAAGATGAGGTTgtggaaccaacgaagaaaatAAAGTTTGTTCCACCTGGACCAACGCAGATGCATGCATTGAAGTTAGATAGCACAGATCCAAAAGCCACAGTTCCCTTCAAATTTAAAGAATATCCAATTGGTGATCTATCCATGCAGCTGGCAAGTTCTCTAGGGGTGTTAGTTCGGCGAAACATTCCGTTAACATACAAGGATTGGACAGTTGTTCCTCCTCAGGACAAGGAAAACATATGGAAGATAGTCGAG CAACGGTTCGTTGTGCCTGAACATTACCAAGACTACTATTTTGCCAAAATGGCAGCATATATCAAAGAATTTCGATCTAGCAGAGCCGGTTCAGTACTCGAGGCTTTGGATCAACTACAAGgggaagaaagagagaaaaggcTTGCAAAGCTAATTCCCACGAGCATGTCTGTCAATTAG